The following coding sequences are from one Ovis canadensis isolate MfBH-ARS-UI-01 breed Bighorn chromosome 7, ARS-UI_OviCan_v2, whole genome shotgun sequence window:
- the ARHGEF40 gene encoding rho guanine nucleotide exchange factor 40 isoform X2, whose translation MEPEPVEDCVQSTLAALYPPFEATAPTLLGQVFQVVERTYREDALRYTLDFLVPAKHLLAKIQQEACAQYSGFLFFHEGWPLCLHEQVVVQLAALPWQLLRPGDFYLQVVPSAAQAPRLALKCLAPGGGRVQELPVPNEACAYLFTPEWLQGINKDRPTGRLSTCLLSAPSGIQRLPWAELICPRFVHKGGLMVGHRPSTLPPELPSGPPGLPSPPLPEEALGTRSPGDGHNAPAEGPEGEYVELLEVTLPVRGSPMDAEGSSGLSRTRTVPTRKGAGGKGRHRRHRAWMNQKGLGPRDQDGARPPGEGSSTGASPGSPPGAEVEALPEAAALEVSEPLAEALGEASESCPLRPGEVGAGPGQGAEGLPGTPRRTGKGNRRKKRAAGRGALNRGGDSAPLSPGDKEETSHQEALVSLPPPNEHELPGCSPVKEEHEGSGKPEPEPREELKPADKKEQRSQEVCRPVEERTREREQEGLSLVCMAAPNDPEGLLSDPLKPPPETVQEAKGESIPEEGPPVSISDDPGVAWDLMASGFLVLTGGVDQSGRALLTITPPCPPEEPPPSQDVLSTALHYLHSLLRPDLQISGLSVLLDLRKAPPLPPALIPVLSQLQDSGDPPLIQRLLLLTLDEPPAELHGLQGAELLSEGDLKRVAKPEELQWDLGGHREPSPSHWVETHQQVARLCRLCRGVLGSIRQAIEELERAAEPEEEEVVGMPEPLQKVLADPRLTELQRDGGAILMKLRTTHSSKLEGPGPAALYQEVDEAIHQLVRLSNLHVQQQEQRQRLHQLQQALQWLSGPGEEQLVSFAVPGDSLPALQETELRFRAFSAEVQERLAQARETLALEEDAASQKLLDIFEQRLEQVESGLHRALRLQRFFQQAHEWVDEGSARLAGAGPGREAVLAALALRRAPEPSTGTFQEMRALALDLGSPAALREWGRCRARCQELERRIQQQLGEEASPQGHRRRRADSASSGGALRGPHSPSPSLSSLLLPSSPGPRAAPSHCSLAPCGEDYEEEGAELGPEAEGRPPRTVLIRGLEVTSTEVVDRTCSPREHVLLGRAGGPEGPWGVGTPRMERKRSISTQQRLVSELITCEQEYVAALSEPVPPPGPELTPELRGTWAAALSARERLRSFHRTHFLRELQGCATHPLRIGACFLRHGDQFSLYAQYVKHRHKLETGLAALSPPTKGTLEGGPHLPQALQQPLEQLARYGRLLEELLREVGPEPSSERQALGAAVQLLREQEIRGRDLLAVEAVRGCEIDLKEQGQLLHRDPFTVICGRKKCFRHVFLFEHLLLFSKLKGPEGGSETFVYKQAFKTADMGLTENIGDSGLCFELWFRRRRAREAYTLQAASPEIKLKWTSSIAQLLWRQAAHNKELRVQQMVSMGIGNKPFLDIKALGERTLSALLTGRAARTRASVAVSSFEHAGPSLPGLSPGACSLPARVEEEAWDLDVKQIALAPETLDSSGDVSPGPRNSPSLQPPHPGSSTPILSSGGILGLSRQSHTRALSDPTTPL comes from the exons ATG GAGCCTGAGCCAGTAGAGGACTGTGTACAGAGTACTCTAGCAGCCCTTTACCCACCTTTCGAGGCAACAGCCCCCACACTGTTGGGCCAAGTGTTCCAGGTGGTGGAGAGGACTTATCGGGAGGATGCGCTGAGATACACACTGGACTTCCTGGTGCCTGCCAAGCACCTGCTTGCCAAGATCCAGCAGGAAGCCTGT GCCCAGTACAGCGGTTTCCTCTTCTTCCACGAGGGCTGGCCCCTCTGCCTGCATGAGCAGGTAGTGGTGCAGCTGGCCGCCCTCCCCTGGCAGCTGCTGCGCCCAGGAGACTTCTACCTGCAAGTGGTACCCTCAGCAGCCCAAGCACCCCGCCTGGCGCTCAAGTGCCTGGCCCCAGGGGGTGGGCGAGTGCAGGAGCTGCCTGTGCCTAATGAGGCTTGTGCATACCTGTTCACACCTGAGTGGCTACAAGGCATCAATAAGGACAGGCCAACAGGTCGCCTCAGCACCTGCCTTCTGTCTGCGCCCTCTGGGATTCAGCGACTGCCCTGGGCGGAGCTCATCTGCCCTCGATTTGTGCACAAAGGAGGCCTCATGGTTGGACATCGGCCAAGCACACTACCCCCAGAACTGCCCTCGGGCCCGCCGGGGCTCCCCAGCCCTCCACTCCCCGAGGAAGCCTTGGGCACCCGGAGTCCCGGGGATGGGCACAATGCCCCCGCTGAAGGACCTGAGGGCGAGTATGTGGAGCTGCTGGAGGTGACACTGCCTGTGAGGGGGAGCCCCATGGATGCTGAAGGCTCCTCCGGCCTCTCTCGGACCCGGACAGTACCCACACGCAAGGGTGCTGGAGGGAAGGGCCGGCATCGGAGACACCGGGCGTGGATGAACCAGAAGGGTCTGGGGCCTCGGGACCAGGATGGTGCCCGGCCACCTGGTGAGGGGAGCAGCACTGGAGCCTCCCCTGGGTCTCCCCCAGGAGCTGAGGTTGAGGCTCTCCCAGAGGCAGCGGCCCTGGAGGTATCTGAGCCCCTGGCAGAGGCACTGGGAGAAGCCTCCGAGTCTTGCCCTCTGAGGCCAGGCGAGGTTGGAGCAGGACCAGGCCAGGGAGCTGAAGGGCTGCCTGGTACCCCTCGGAGAACAGGCAAAGGAAACAGGAGAAAGAAGCGAGCTGCAGGCAGAGGGGCTCTTAACCGAGGAGGGGACAGTGCCCCACTGAGCCCTGGGGACAAGGAAGAGACCAGCCATCAGGAAGCCCTTGTCAGCCTGCCCCCACCAAACGAACACGAGCTTCCAGGATGCAGCCCAGTTAAGGAGGAACATGAAGGCTCAGGGAAGCCAGAACCTGAGCCAAGAGAGGAGCTCAAACCAGCAGACAAAAAAGAGCAACGGTCCCAAGAAGTCTGCAGGCCTGTAGAAGAAAGGACCAGAGAAAGAGAACAGGAGGGGCTAAGCCTGGTGTGCATGGCAG CACCCAACGATCCAGAAGGGCTCCTCTCCGACCCCCTAAAACCACCCCCAGAGACTGTGCAAGAAGCGAAAGGGGAGAGCATTCCGGAAGAAGGCCCCCCAGTCTCCATCTCTGATGACCCTGGTGTAGCTTGGGACTTAATGGCATCTGGATTCCTCGTCCTGACTG GAGGGGTGGACCAGAGTGGGCGAGCTCTGCTGACCATTACCCCACCGTGCCCTCCCGAGGAGCCCCCACCCTCACAAGACGTGCTGAGCACTgctcttcattacctccactcaCTTCTCAG ACCTGATCTACAGATATCGGGGCTGTCTGTCCTGCTGGATCTTCGCAAGGCACCCCCACTGCCTCCAGCTCTCATTCCTGTCCTGAGTCAACTTCAG GACTCGGGAGACCCGCCCCTCATTCAGCGGCTCTTGCTTCTCACTCTTGATGAGCCTCCAGCTGAACTCCATGGACTTCAG GGTGCTGAGTTGCTATCAGAGGGTGATCTGAAAAGAGTGGCCAAGCCTGAGGAGCTGCAGTGGGACTTGGGAGGTCACAGGGAGCCCTCTCCTAGTCACTGGGTAGAGACACACCAG CAAGTGGCAAGGCTGTGCCGCCTGTGCCGAGGTGTGCTGGGCTCTATACGGCAAGCCATTGAGGAACTAGAGAGAGCAGCAGAGCCAGAGGAAGAG GAGGTGGTAGGAATGCCTGAGCCCCTGCAGAAGGTACTGGCAGATCCCCGGCTGACGGAGCTGCAGAGGGACGGAGGAGCCATCCTGATGAAGCTGCGCACCACCCACAGCAGCAA GCTGGAAGGCCCAGGTCCAGCTGCACTATATCAAGAGGTAGATGAAGCCATTCACCAGCTCGTGCGCCTCTCCAATCTGCAcgtgcagcagcaggagcagcggcAACGCTTGCACCAACTGCAACAG GCACTGCAGTGGCTCTCGGGCCCGGGAGAGGAGCAACTGGTGAGCTTTGCCGTGCCTGGGGATTCCCTGCCTGCCCTGCAGGAGACAGAGCTACGATTCCGGGCTTTCAGTGCTGAGGTTCAG GAGCGCCTGGCTCAGGCGAGGGAGACCCTGGCCCTGGAAGAGGACGCTGCCTCCCAGAAGCTTCTGGATATCTTTGAACAGCGCCTGGAGCAGGTGGAGAGTGGCCTCCATCGGGCTCTGCGGCTACAGCGCTTCTTCCAGCAG GCACACGAATGGGTGGATGAAGGTTCTGCGAGGCTGGCAGGAGCGGGACCAGGGCGGGAGGCGGTGCTGGCAGCCTTGGCCCTGCGGCGTGCCCCGGAGCCCAGCACTGGCACTTTCCAGGAGATGCGGGCCCTGGCCCTGGACCTGGGCAGCCCGGCAGCCCTGCGAGAATGGGGCCGCTGCCGGGCCCGCTGCCAAGAGCTGGAGAGGAGGATTCAGCAACAGCTGGGGGAGGAGGCGAGTCCCCAGGGCCACCGGCGACGACGGGCAGACAGTGCCAGCAGCGGAGGGGCCCTGCGGGGCCCGCACAGCCCCTCACCCAGCCTCAGCTCCCTGCTGCTCCCCAGCAGCCCTGGGCCACGGGCAGCCCCATCTCATTGCTCCCTGGCCCCCTGTGGGGAGGACTATGAGGAGGAGGGTGCCGAGCTGGGTCCGGAAGCAGAAGGCAGACCACCAAGGACTGTGCTGATCCGAGGCCTGGAGGTCACCAGTACGGAGGTGGTAGACAGGACGTGCTCACCCCGGGAACACGTGCTGCTGGGCCGGGCCGGGGGACCAGAAGGGCCCTGGGGAGTGGGCACCCCCCGGATGGAGCGCAAGCGGAGCATCAG CACCCAGCAGCGTCTGGTGTCTGAGCTGATTACCTGTGAGCAAGAATATGTGGCAGCCTTGAGTGAGCCGGTGCCACCCCCGGGGCCTGAGCTGACTCCAGAATTGCGGGGCACCTGGGCCGCTGCCCTGAGTGCCCGGGAGAGGCTCCGCAGTTTCCACCGGACACACTTTCTGCGGGAACTTCAGGGCTGCGCCACCCACCCCCTGCGCATTGGGGCCTGCTTCCTTCGCCAT GGGGACCAATTCAGCCTTTATGCCCAGTACGTGAAGCACCGGCACAAACTGGAGACTGGTCTGGCTGCCCTCAGCCCCCCAACCAAG GGCACCTTGGAGGGGGGCCCTCACCTGCCCCAGGCCTTGCAGCAGCCCCTGGAGCAGCTGGCCAGGTATGGGCGGCTCTTAGAGGAGCTCCTAAGGGAAGTTGGGCCTGAACCAAGTTCTGAGCGCCAGGCCCTTGGGGCTGCTGTGCAGCTGCTCCGGGAACAAGAGATCCGTGGCAGAGACCTGCTGGCTGTAGAGGCCGTGCGTGGCTGTGAG ATAGATCTGAAGGAGCAGGGCCAACTCTTGCACCGGGACCCTTTCACAGTCATCTGTGGCCGAAAAAAGTGCTTTCGCCATGTCTTTCTCTTTGAGCATCTCCTCCTGTTCAGCAAGCTCAAGGGCCCTGAGGGGGGGTCAGAGACCTTCGTTTACAAGCAGGCCTTTAAG ACTGCCGACATGGGGCTAACAGAAAACATCGGGGACAGTGGGCTCTGCTTTGAGTTGTGGTTTCGGCGGCGGCGTGCACGAGAGGCGTACACCCTGCAGGCAGCctcaccagagatcaaactcaagtGGACAAGTTCTATTGCCCAGTTGCTGTGGAGACAGGCAGCCCACAACAAGG AGCTCCGAGTGCAGCAGATGGTCTCCATGGGCATTGGGAATAAACCCTTCCTGGACATCAAAGCACTTGGGGAGCGGACACTGAGTGCCCTGCTCACTGGAA
- the ARHGEF40 gene encoding rho guanine nucleotide exchange factor 40 isoform X1, whose protein sequence is MEPEPVEDCVQSTLAALYPPFEATAPTLLGQVFQVVERTYREDALRYTLDFLVPAKHLLAKIQQEACAQYSGFLFFHEGWPLCLHEQVVVQLAALPWQLLRPGDFYLQVVPSAAQAPRLALKCLAPGGGRVQELPVPNEACAYLFTPEWLQGINKDRPTGRLSTCLLSAPSGIQRLPWAELICPRFVHKGGLMVGHRPSTLPPELPSGPPGLPSPPLPEEALGTRSPGDGHNAPAEGPEGEYVELLEVTLPVRGSPMDAEGSSGLSRTRTVPTRKGAGGKGRHRRHRAWMNQKGLGPRDQDGARPPGEGSSTGASPGSPPGAEVEALPEAAALEVSEPLAEALGEASESCPLRPGEVGAGPGQGAEGLPGTPRRTGKGNRRKKRAAGRGALNRGGDSAPLSPGDKEETSHQEALVSLPPPNEHELPGCSPVKEEHEGSGKPEPEPREELKPADKKEQRSQEVCRPVEERTREREQEGLSLVCMAAPNDPEGLLSDPLKPPPETVQEAKGESIPEEGPPVSISDDPGVAWDLMASGFLVLTGGVDQSGRALLTITPPCPPEEPPPSQDVLSTALHYLHSLLRPDLQISGLSVLLDLRKAPPLPPALIPVLSQLQDSGDPPLIQRLLLLTLDEPPAELHGLQGAELLSEGDLKRVAKPEELQWDLGGHREPSPSHWVETHQQVARLCRLCRGVLGSIRQAIEELERAAEPEEEEVVGMPEPLQKVLADPRLTELQRDGGAILMKLRTTHSSKLEGPGPAALYQEVDEAIHQLVRLSNLHVQQQEQRQRLHQLQQALQWLSGPGEEQLVSFAVPGDSLPALQETELRFRAFSAEVQERLAQARETLALEEDAASQKLLDIFEQRLEQVESGLHRALRLQRFFQQAHEWVDEGSARLAGAGPGREAVLAALALRRAPEPSTGTFQEMRALALDLGSPAALREWGRCRARCQELERRIQQQLGEEASPQGHRRRRADSASSGGALRGPHSPSPSLSSLLLPSSPGPRAAPSHCSLAPCGEDYEEEGAELGPEAEGRPPRTVLIRGLEVTSTEVVDRTCSPREHVLLGRAGGPEGPWGVGTPRMERKRSISTQQRLVSELITCEQEYVAALSEPVPPPGPELTPELRGTWAAALSARERLRSFHRTHFLRELQGCATHPLRIGACFLRHGDQFSLYAQYVKHRHKLETGLAALSPPTKGTLEGGPHLPQALQQPLEQLARYGRLLEELLREVGPEPSSERQALGAAVQLLREQEIRGRDLLAVEAVRGCEIDLKEQGQLLHRDPFTVICGRKKCFRHVFLFEHLLLFSKLKGPEGGSETFVYKQAFKTADMGLTENIGDSGLCFELWFRRRRAREAYTLQAASPEIKLKWTSSIAQLLWRQAAHNKELRVQQMVSMGIGNKPFLDIKALGERTLSALLTGRAARTRASVAVSSFEHAGPSLPGLSPGACSLPARVEEEAWDLDVKQIALASPPAPETLDSSGDVSPGPRNSPSLQPPHPGSSTPILSSGGILGLSRQSHTRALSDPTTPL, encoded by the exons ATG GAGCCTGAGCCAGTAGAGGACTGTGTACAGAGTACTCTAGCAGCCCTTTACCCACCTTTCGAGGCAACAGCCCCCACACTGTTGGGCCAAGTGTTCCAGGTGGTGGAGAGGACTTATCGGGAGGATGCGCTGAGATACACACTGGACTTCCTGGTGCCTGCCAAGCACCTGCTTGCCAAGATCCAGCAGGAAGCCTGT GCCCAGTACAGCGGTTTCCTCTTCTTCCACGAGGGCTGGCCCCTCTGCCTGCATGAGCAGGTAGTGGTGCAGCTGGCCGCCCTCCCCTGGCAGCTGCTGCGCCCAGGAGACTTCTACCTGCAAGTGGTACCCTCAGCAGCCCAAGCACCCCGCCTGGCGCTCAAGTGCCTGGCCCCAGGGGGTGGGCGAGTGCAGGAGCTGCCTGTGCCTAATGAGGCTTGTGCATACCTGTTCACACCTGAGTGGCTACAAGGCATCAATAAGGACAGGCCAACAGGTCGCCTCAGCACCTGCCTTCTGTCTGCGCCCTCTGGGATTCAGCGACTGCCCTGGGCGGAGCTCATCTGCCCTCGATTTGTGCACAAAGGAGGCCTCATGGTTGGACATCGGCCAAGCACACTACCCCCAGAACTGCCCTCGGGCCCGCCGGGGCTCCCCAGCCCTCCACTCCCCGAGGAAGCCTTGGGCACCCGGAGTCCCGGGGATGGGCACAATGCCCCCGCTGAAGGACCTGAGGGCGAGTATGTGGAGCTGCTGGAGGTGACACTGCCTGTGAGGGGGAGCCCCATGGATGCTGAAGGCTCCTCCGGCCTCTCTCGGACCCGGACAGTACCCACACGCAAGGGTGCTGGAGGGAAGGGCCGGCATCGGAGACACCGGGCGTGGATGAACCAGAAGGGTCTGGGGCCTCGGGACCAGGATGGTGCCCGGCCACCTGGTGAGGGGAGCAGCACTGGAGCCTCCCCTGGGTCTCCCCCAGGAGCTGAGGTTGAGGCTCTCCCAGAGGCAGCGGCCCTGGAGGTATCTGAGCCCCTGGCAGAGGCACTGGGAGAAGCCTCCGAGTCTTGCCCTCTGAGGCCAGGCGAGGTTGGAGCAGGACCAGGCCAGGGAGCTGAAGGGCTGCCTGGTACCCCTCGGAGAACAGGCAAAGGAAACAGGAGAAAGAAGCGAGCTGCAGGCAGAGGGGCTCTTAACCGAGGAGGGGACAGTGCCCCACTGAGCCCTGGGGACAAGGAAGAGACCAGCCATCAGGAAGCCCTTGTCAGCCTGCCCCCACCAAACGAACACGAGCTTCCAGGATGCAGCCCAGTTAAGGAGGAACATGAAGGCTCAGGGAAGCCAGAACCTGAGCCAAGAGAGGAGCTCAAACCAGCAGACAAAAAAGAGCAACGGTCCCAAGAAGTCTGCAGGCCTGTAGAAGAAAGGACCAGAGAAAGAGAACAGGAGGGGCTAAGCCTGGTGTGCATGGCAG CACCCAACGATCCAGAAGGGCTCCTCTCCGACCCCCTAAAACCACCCCCAGAGACTGTGCAAGAAGCGAAAGGGGAGAGCATTCCGGAAGAAGGCCCCCCAGTCTCCATCTCTGATGACCCTGGTGTAGCTTGGGACTTAATGGCATCTGGATTCCTCGTCCTGACTG GAGGGGTGGACCAGAGTGGGCGAGCTCTGCTGACCATTACCCCACCGTGCCCTCCCGAGGAGCCCCCACCCTCACAAGACGTGCTGAGCACTgctcttcattacctccactcaCTTCTCAG ACCTGATCTACAGATATCGGGGCTGTCTGTCCTGCTGGATCTTCGCAAGGCACCCCCACTGCCTCCAGCTCTCATTCCTGTCCTGAGTCAACTTCAG GACTCGGGAGACCCGCCCCTCATTCAGCGGCTCTTGCTTCTCACTCTTGATGAGCCTCCAGCTGAACTCCATGGACTTCAG GGTGCTGAGTTGCTATCAGAGGGTGATCTGAAAAGAGTGGCCAAGCCTGAGGAGCTGCAGTGGGACTTGGGAGGTCACAGGGAGCCCTCTCCTAGTCACTGGGTAGAGACACACCAG CAAGTGGCAAGGCTGTGCCGCCTGTGCCGAGGTGTGCTGGGCTCTATACGGCAAGCCATTGAGGAACTAGAGAGAGCAGCAGAGCCAGAGGAAGAG GAGGTGGTAGGAATGCCTGAGCCCCTGCAGAAGGTACTGGCAGATCCCCGGCTGACGGAGCTGCAGAGGGACGGAGGAGCCATCCTGATGAAGCTGCGCACCACCCACAGCAGCAA GCTGGAAGGCCCAGGTCCAGCTGCACTATATCAAGAGGTAGATGAAGCCATTCACCAGCTCGTGCGCCTCTCCAATCTGCAcgtgcagcagcaggagcagcggcAACGCTTGCACCAACTGCAACAG GCACTGCAGTGGCTCTCGGGCCCGGGAGAGGAGCAACTGGTGAGCTTTGCCGTGCCTGGGGATTCCCTGCCTGCCCTGCAGGAGACAGAGCTACGATTCCGGGCTTTCAGTGCTGAGGTTCAG GAGCGCCTGGCTCAGGCGAGGGAGACCCTGGCCCTGGAAGAGGACGCTGCCTCCCAGAAGCTTCTGGATATCTTTGAACAGCGCCTGGAGCAGGTGGAGAGTGGCCTCCATCGGGCTCTGCGGCTACAGCGCTTCTTCCAGCAG GCACACGAATGGGTGGATGAAGGTTCTGCGAGGCTGGCAGGAGCGGGACCAGGGCGGGAGGCGGTGCTGGCAGCCTTGGCCCTGCGGCGTGCCCCGGAGCCCAGCACTGGCACTTTCCAGGAGATGCGGGCCCTGGCCCTGGACCTGGGCAGCCCGGCAGCCCTGCGAGAATGGGGCCGCTGCCGGGCCCGCTGCCAAGAGCTGGAGAGGAGGATTCAGCAACAGCTGGGGGAGGAGGCGAGTCCCCAGGGCCACCGGCGACGACGGGCAGACAGTGCCAGCAGCGGAGGGGCCCTGCGGGGCCCGCACAGCCCCTCACCCAGCCTCAGCTCCCTGCTGCTCCCCAGCAGCCCTGGGCCACGGGCAGCCCCATCTCATTGCTCCCTGGCCCCCTGTGGGGAGGACTATGAGGAGGAGGGTGCCGAGCTGGGTCCGGAAGCAGAAGGCAGACCACCAAGGACTGTGCTGATCCGAGGCCTGGAGGTCACCAGTACGGAGGTGGTAGACAGGACGTGCTCACCCCGGGAACACGTGCTGCTGGGCCGGGCCGGGGGACCAGAAGGGCCCTGGGGAGTGGGCACCCCCCGGATGGAGCGCAAGCGGAGCATCAG CACCCAGCAGCGTCTGGTGTCTGAGCTGATTACCTGTGAGCAAGAATATGTGGCAGCCTTGAGTGAGCCGGTGCCACCCCCGGGGCCTGAGCTGACTCCAGAATTGCGGGGCACCTGGGCCGCTGCCCTGAGTGCCCGGGAGAGGCTCCGCAGTTTCCACCGGACACACTTTCTGCGGGAACTTCAGGGCTGCGCCACCCACCCCCTGCGCATTGGGGCCTGCTTCCTTCGCCAT GGGGACCAATTCAGCCTTTATGCCCAGTACGTGAAGCACCGGCACAAACTGGAGACTGGTCTGGCTGCCCTCAGCCCCCCAACCAAG GGCACCTTGGAGGGGGGCCCTCACCTGCCCCAGGCCTTGCAGCAGCCCCTGGAGCAGCTGGCCAGGTATGGGCGGCTCTTAGAGGAGCTCCTAAGGGAAGTTGGGCCTGAACCAAGTTCTGAGCGCCAGGCCCTTGGGGCTGCTGTGCAGCTGCTCCGGGAACAAGAGATCCGTGGCAGAGACCTGCTGGCTGTAGAGGCCGTGCGTGGCTGTGAG ATAGATCTGAAGGAGCAGGGCCAACTCTTGCACCGGGACCCTTTCACAGTCATCTGTGGCCGAAAAAAGTGCTTTCGCCATGTCTTTCTCTTTGAGCATCTCCTCCTGTTCAGCAAGCTCAAGGGCCCTGAGGGGGGGTCAGAGACCTTCGTTTACAAGCAGGCCTTTAAG ACTGCCGACATGGGGCTAACAGAAAACATCGGGGACAGTGGGCTCTGCTTTGAGTTGTGGTTTCGGCGGCGGCGTGCACGAGAGGCGTACACCCTGCAGGCAGCctcaccagagatcaaactcaagtGGACAAGTTCTATTGCCCAGTTGCTGTGGAGACAGGCAGCCCACAACAAGG AGCTCCGAGTGCAGCAGATGGTCTCCATGGGCATTGGGAATAAACCCTTCCTGGACATCAAAGCACTTGGGGAGCGGACACTGAGTGCCCTGCTCACTGGAA